TGCCCCACACGTTGGCGAAGATCTGGCCGTCGACGATCTCCAGCTCGTTGAGCCGGGTGACCGGCTTGCCCTCGGCCGTCACGCTGATGCGGCGCTGCTCGTCCAGCGTTTTCGGATCGAGGATGCGGATCTCGTTCGAGCCGTCGCTCATGTAGACGTGGTGCGCGTCGCTGGCCAGGCCCCAGCCTTCGCCCTTGTAGTTGAAGCGGCCCTTCAAGGCGAACGTCTTGGCGTCGAACAGGAAGCCGACGTTCGACTGCCACGTCAGGCCGGCGATGGTGTCGCCCACCGCGGTCGAACCTTCGCCGAAGTACTCGTCCGCCAGGTCTTTCTTTTGCAGGACCTTGCCCGTCTTGAGGTCGACCTTGCGCAGCGACGAGTGCCCCTTCCGGCCGGTGGATTCGTACAGCTGGCCGTCCTTGAAGAACAGGCCCTGCGTAAAGGCTTGCGGGTCGTGCGGATAAGTGTGCTTGACGAAGAAGCCGTAGACGGGAATGGCGGCGTGGGCGGTGCCGACGGATGCGGCGGCGAGCACGAGGGAAGCGACGATTTTCATAGGACTCCACGAATCGAGCCGGACCGTCCCGGCGCGTGCAAGATAGTAACGCAGGATGGTAAGCTAGTGCCATGCAACGAAAGCTCACCTATCTGCACCTGCCGCCCGACGCCGACCTGCCCGACCTGGGCGCGCGTCCGCCCTTCCTCGCCATCGTGCTGGCCGAGGACGAGGTCGCGGAAATGTGGCTGTGGGACGCGGCACGCTGGCTCGTCGCGTCCGGCGCGCGTTATGTCCAGGCCTGGGGCACCGATGCCGCGGCCTGGATCGAAGCCGTCGACGATGCGGCGCTGGAAGCCGTCGACTACGAAGACGCGCCCGACGACCGCCGGGTGCTCACCTCCGCGCACGATCCCGCGGACGAGGATGTGGAAGACGTCTTGTGGTTCACCAAACACCGCGCCGCCCACCCTTTTCTCCCCCTCGACGCGGCGCTCGTCGTGCATATCGCGC
This genomic stretch from Massilia putida harbors:
- a CDS encoding glutaminyl-peptide cyclotransferase, with the protein product MKIVASLVLAAASVGTAHAAIPVYGFFVKHTYPHDPQAFTQGLFFKDGQLYESTGRKGHSSLRKVDLKTGKVLQKKDLADEYFGEGSTAVGDTIAGLTWQSNVGFLFDAKTFALKGRFNYKGEGWGLASDAHHVYMSDGSNEIRILDPKTLDEQRRISVTAEGKPVTRLNELEIVDGQIFANVWGTDVIARIDPETGNVVGWIDCTGLLPPDQRGTTDPDAVLNGIAYEPKQHRLFVTGKLWPKLFEIELVPVQRR
- a CDS encoding DUF7684 family protein; translated protein: MQRKLTYLHLPPDADLPDLGARPPFLAIVLAEDEVAEMWLWDAARWLVASGARYVQAWGTDAAAWIEAVDDAALEAVDYEDAPDDRRVLTSAHDPADEDVEDVLWFTKHRAAHPFLPLDAALVVHIAPAPRKEEIETAYADA